CTTAGTTGACTTagaacaaaaaaattgaaataaaaaagggGCTAAGCCTACGTGTCTCTCCGTACTAAATTCACACCTTGTGCAAATTTACGTATTAATGATACAAGTTatctaaataataaaagtatagTTTCAGAATGGATGGTTGTAGATTTAGTTCTCCATTGGATAACTAATGGGAACTCTTTTTAATGTCCACCTAATTTAGTCACAAAATTTTATTCAAGTCAGGATGAAAGTCTTGAATAGGCTAAAGTGGGACAACGGGCTCAGATCCGCATTGCTGAATtttgtctaatttttttttttttttttattttaacactTGAACATGCAGAAAACAAAGGCAAGAGCCTGTTGATGCGCAACTACTTGGGATCAGTAGCATTCAACAACATTACAAGGCTAACATTTGGGAAGAGGTTCATGAATTCAGAGGGTGTGGTTGATGAACAAGGCCAAGAGTTTAAGGGCATTGTATCAAATGGGATAAGGATTGGTGCAAAACTCTCCGTGGCAGATCACATTCCTTGGCTTCGTTGGATGTTTGTAGGCGAAAATGAGGACCTGGATAAGCACAATGCGCGGAGAGACAAACTGACCAGAATGATCATGGAAGAGCACACCCTTGCAAGGCAAAAGAGTGGCAATACTAAGCAGCATTTTGTTGATGCATTGCTCACTCTTCAAAAGCAATATGAATTGAGCGATGACACTGTCATTGGACTCCTTTGGGTAAGTAGTGGCCTATTTTCACTTTGCTAGCTCCAAGGAAAGAAaggtaaaaggaaaagaaagatagcAGCTCCATCTATTGCAAAATAGGATTTAATGTTGTCCAAATTATGCAGGACATGATTACTGCTGGCATGGATACAACCACAATCTCAGTAGAATGGGCAATGGCAGAGCTGGTGAAGAATCCAAGGGTGCAGCAAAAGGCGCAAGAGGAACTTGACCGAGTCATTGGCTCCGATAGAATCATGACTGAAGCTGATTTTGCAAAGCTCCCATACTTACAGTGTGTAGCTAAGGAAGCTCTAAGGCTGCACCCTCCAACTCCACTAATGCTTCCTCATAGAGCCAATGCCAATGTGAAGATCGGTGGTTATGACATCCCTAAAGGGTCTATCGTGCACGTTAACGTCTGGGCGATTGCTCGTGATCCTGCAGCCTGGAAAAATCCACTGGAATTCCGACCTGAGAGATTCCTGGAGGAAGATGTTGACATCAAGGGCCACGATTATCGGCTCCTGCCTTTTGGTGCTGGAAGGAGGATCTGCCCTGGTGCACAACTTGCACTCAATCTGGTCACTTCTATGCTGGGGCATTTGTTGCACCACTTTACTTGGTCTCCACCACCTGGGGTCAGGCCTGAAGAGATTGACCTGGAAGAGAGCCCTGGAACAGTTACTTATATGAGAACCCCTTTGCAAGCTGTTGCAACACCAAGATTGCCTGCACATTTGTACAATCGTGTGCCAGTAGAGCTGTAATGCTTCCTTTCTCTTGTTACTAAATTTTCAGCTTGCAAGAGTTGCTTCACTTCCAACTCTCCATTTGATTGTGAAGAACTTGTTGGATTCTCCGAGGTATTTGAGAAAAGCTACTATTTTtctaggaaaaataaaataagggtTTTCTATGATTTAAAGAGATTTTCTTTTATTGTCAAACTTTACCACAATTTAAGTTTGATCTGAAACTTTCTGGAGTGTAGTATGTTAATCTTGAAATATATATTAGCATTTGCTATGGACATCATCATGCCCAAACAGGCAGTGACTTTTACCCCATTAAACAGCAAAACAAACCTGGCTAAACAGGTTAAATTGTTGGATGCCGGTGAAAATTGTGATGTGATGATAACCTTTTCCCACAAAGAATTCTTGCCAATATGTTGCTTTAAGGAAAGTAAAATTACTGCTCAGGAAGTCAGTTGCCTTTTTGAAGGCAAAAGCACCTTTATCCCTTTCCGGTCTCTGATATGCCAACTGGCCCAAAATCCCACCATATGTGCTAGCAAACTAATTTATTTGAATTAGAAACCAAACCCACATGGTGCTATACTGAAGCTATTCAGCTTAAATACAAGAGATTTACATTAAATCAACTGAGAAACATCATTCTCATACTACAGTATTATGCGTACACATACACAGTAAATATGTTGTGCCATTTTCCTGCTAAACACAGATTTAACTGAGTGCATATTCTAAAACTAGCAAGTTTTTTAGCTATCTTATTCTATATTATCATCCCTCAACA
The Coffea arabica cultivar ET-39 chromosome 6c, Coffea Arabica ET-39 HiFi, whole genome shotgun sequence genome window above contains:
- the LOC113692688 gene encoding cytochrome P450 98A2-like, with the translated sequence MALLLILLPVAFIFLAYSLYERLRFKLPPGPRPKPVVGNIYDIKPVRFKCYAEWSKLYGPIFSVYFGSQLNTVVNTAELAKEVLKDNDQQLADRYRSRPSARMSRNGQDLIWADYGPHYVKVRKLCNLELFTPKRLEGLRPLREDEVTAMVDSIFKDCTIPENKGKSLLMRNYLGSVAFNNITRLTFGKRFMNSEGVVDEQGQEFKGIVSNGIRIGAKLSVADHIPWLRWMFVGENEDLDKHNARRDKLTRMIMEEHTLARQKSGNTKQHFVDALLTLQKQYELSDDTVIGLLWDMITAGMDTTTISVEWAMAELVKNPRVQQKAQEELDRVIGSDRIMTEADFAKLPYLQCVAKEALRLHPPTPLMLPHRANANVKIGGYDIPKGSIVHVNVWAIARDPAAWKNPLEFRPERFLEEDVDIKGHDYRLLPFGAGRRICPGAQLALNLVTSMLGHLLHHFTWSPPPGVRPEEIDLEESPGTVTYMRTPLQAVATPRLPAHLYNRVPVEL